Proteins encoded in a region of the Photobacterium profundum SS9 genome:
- the hrpA gene encoding ATP-dependent RNA helicase HrpA: MNNEKTLKTAIKDCMIRDRFRLHKRVQGAARIKNEKAKHVVFDEIALDIAKSMQTVELRRTNRPTIKYPELLPVSQRKDDIAEAIKHNQVVIVAGETGSGKTTQLPKICMELGRGTHGMIGHTQPRRLAARTVATRIAEEMECELGSYVGYKVRFNDQVSDRSQVKLMTDGILLAEIQNDRFLSQYDTIIIDEAHERSLNIDFIMGYLRELLPKRPDLKVVITSATIDPERFSKHFNNAPIIEVSGRTYPVDTRYRPVSEDGDDSDRDQLQAIFDAVDELCDEGPGDILIFMNGEREIRDTADALEKRNLRNTEVLSLYARLSANEQNRVFQSHSGRRVVLSTNVAETSLTVPGIKYVIDPGTARISRYSYRTKVQRLPIEAISQASANQRKGRCGRVQEGICVRLYSEDDFLSRPEFTDPEILRTNLASVILQMTAIGLGDIHAFPFVEAPDNRNIQDGLRLLEELGAINLKATDPRKRLSPMGRQLARLPLDPRLARMVLEAPKLGSLREVMVIACALSIQDPRERPSEKKQASDEKHNRFADKDSDFIAFVNLWNYVQEQQKELSGNQFRKQCKKDYLNYLRIREWQDIYYQVSQVVKELDLKINSQEASYDSIHQSLLAGMLSHIGIKDQEKNEYQGARNARFNIFPGSGIFKKQPKWVMVAELVETSKLWGRIAAKIQPEWVEPLAQHLLKRSYSEPHWEKKQAAVFAFEKIMMYGIPIVAKRKVNYGNIDAQVSREIFIRSALVEGDWETKHKFYHQNRRLLREVEELEHKSRRRDILIDDDELFEFYDQRVEHTVVSGRFFDSWWKKASKEDSSLLNFEREMLFRGDASHITDLDYPNFWHQGNLKLKLSYQFEPGEDSDGVTVHVPLPILNQVEPDNFDWQIPGLRHELVVSLIKSLPKPIRRNFVPAPNYADAFLSRAEAMSMPLLDALEKELKRITGVTILREDWKAEQVPEHLKITYRVVDHKNRKLKENKDLYSLKDGLKEQVQETLSQVADDDIEQEGLKTWSFGALPECYQQKRGGFEVKAFPALVDNKDSVGIKLFETEEEQRMAMTQGQRRLVLLNVPSPIKYLHSNLPNKSKLGLYFNPYGRVMDLIDDCIACGVDKLIQQKGGLIWEPEQFAQTKEYVRAELGDTVVDVAQQVEAILTTAFSINKRLKGRVDLSMAFALSDIKAQIEGLIFKGFATECGWQRLPDILRYMKAIERRMEKLPIDPNKDRVQILKIDSVMSDYKELLNKIPKGQSVPEKVKEIRWMVEELRVSFFAQQLGTPYPVSDKRVRNAINDC; this comes from the coding sequence TTGAATAATGAAAAAACGCTGAAAACCGCCATTAAAGATTGCATGATTCGCGATCGTTTTCGTTTGCACAAACGTGTGCAAGGTGCGGCAAGAATTAAGAATGAAAAAGCAAAGCACGTTGTATTTGATGAAATTGCGCTAGATATTGCGAAATCAATGCAAACGGTTGAGCTGCGTAGAACGAATCGCCCTACGATTAAATACCCAGAATTACTGCCTGTTAGCCAAAGAAAAGATGACATTGCAGAAGCAATCAAACACAACCAAGTCGTGATTGTTGCGGGTGAAACAGGGTCGGGTAAAACCACGCAGTTACCAAAGATCTGTATGGAATTAGGCCGTGGCACCCACGGTATGATTGGTCATACTCAGCCTCGTCGTCTTGCTGCACGTACTGTTGCAACGCGTATTGCTGAAGAGATGGAGTGCGAATTAGGTTCGTACGTTGGTTATAAAGTTCGATTTAATGACCAAGTTTCTGATCGCAGCCAAGTCAAATTGATGACAGACGGTATTTTACTGGCTGAAATTCAAAATGACCGTTTCTTAAGTCAGTATGACACCATAATTATCGATGAAGCGCACGAACGTAGCCTTAATATCGATTTCATTATGGGCTACTTGCGCGAATTATTGCCAAAACGACCTGATCTAAAAGTTGTGATTACATCGGCAACAATCGATCCTGAACGTTTTTCAAAGCACTTCAATAATGCACCTATCATTGAAGTGTCTGGCCGTACTTATCCAGTAGACACTCGCTACCGTCCCGTGTCGGAAGACGGTGATGATAGCGATCGTGATCAGCTACAAGCTATTTTCGATGCTGTCGATGAGCTATGCGATGAAGGCCCAGGTGATATCTTGATCTTCATGAACGGTGAACGTGAAATTCGTGATACGGCGGATGCCCTAGAAAAGCGTAATTTGCGTAATACCGAAGTATTGTCTTTGTACGCGCGTTTATCTGCTAATGAACAGAATCGTGTATTCCAATCACACAGTGGTCGCCGCGTTGTTTTGTCTACTAACGTAGCGGAAACATCGTTAACGGTACCTGGCATTAAATATGTTATCGACCCTGGTACTGCACGTATTAGCCGATACAGCTACCGCACTAAAGTACAACGTCTACCGATTGAAGCGATTTCACAAGCAAGTGCTAATCAGCGTAAAGGCCGATGTGGTCGTGTTCAAGAAGGTATCTGTGTTCGTTTGTATTCAGAAGACGATTTCTTATCTCGTCCTGAATTTACCGATCCTGAAATTCTACGTACCAACTTAGCATCCGTTATCTTGCAAATGACGGCAATTGGCTTGGGTGATATTCACGCCTTTCCGTTTGTAGAAGCGCCAGATAATCGCAACATTCAAGATGGTTTACGCCTACTTGAAGAGTTAGGTGCGATTAATCTTAAAGCGACAGATCCTCGTAAGCGTCTATCGCCAATGGGGCGTCAGTTAGCAAGGTTACCGCTTGATCCTCGCCTTGCGCGTATGGTGTTAGAAGCCCCTAAACTGGGTTCATTGCGCGAAGTGATGGTTATTGCATGTGCATTGTCGATTCAAGATCCACGTGAAAGGCCGTCAGAGAAAAAACAAGCTTCTGACGAAAAGCATAATCGTTTTGCAGATAAAGATTCTGATTTCATCGCATTTGTTAATTTATGGAATTATGTTCAAGAGCAGCAAAAAGAGCTGTCTGGAAATCAATTCCGAAAACAATGTAAGAAAGACTATCTGAACTATTTGCGCATTCGTGAATGGCAAGATATTTACTACCAAGTGAGTCAGGTAGTAAAAGAGCTCGATTTGAAAATCAATAGCCAAGAAGCAAGTTACGACAGCATTCACCAGTCATTATTGGCCGGTATGCTTTCTCATATTGGTATTAAAGATCAGGAAAAGAACGAATATCAAGGTGCACGAAATGCGCGCTTTAATATCTTCCCAGGGTCTGGCATTTTCAAGAAACAGCCTAAGTGGGTGATGGTTGCTGAATTGGTTGAAACATCCAAGCTGTGGGGGCGTATTGCCGCTAAAATTCAGCCTGAGTGGGTTGAACCCTTAGCACAGCATTTGCTGAAACGTAGCTATAGCGAACCGCATTGGGAAAAAAAACAAGCCGCTGTTTTTGCCTTTGAAAAAATCATGATGTACGGCATTCCTATTGTTGCTAAGCGTAAAGTGAATTACGGCAATATTGATGCGCAAGTATCGCGTGAAATTTTCATTCGCTCGGCGTTAGTTGAAGGTGATTGGGAAACGAAGCATAAGTTTTATCATCAAAACCGACGACTATTGCGCGAAGTGGAAGAGTTAGAACACAAATCTCGTCGTCGTGATATTTTGATCGATGATGACGAGCTATTTGAATTCTACGATCAACGTGTTGAGCACACCGTTGTATCGGGTCGTTTCTTTGATAGCTGGTGGAAGAAGGCATCAAAAGAAGACAGTAGCCTGCTTAACTTTGAACGTGAAATGTTGTTCAGAGGCGACGCTAGCCATATTACTGATTTGGATTATCCGAACTTTTGGCATCAAGGCAACTTGAAGCTGAAGCTAAGCTACCAGTTTGAGCCAGGTGAAGATAGTGACGGTGTAACGGTGCATGTGCCATTACCGATACTGAACCAAGTAGAACCCGATAACTTTGATTGGCAGATACCGGGTCTTCGTCATGAATTGGTTGTGTCATTAATTAAATCATTACCCAAGCCGATTCGTCGCAACTTTGTGCCTGCACCTAATTATGCAGATGCTTTTCTTTCACGTGCAGAAGCGATGTCTATGCCATTGCTTGATGCGTTAGAGAAAGAATTAAAGCGTATTACGGGTGTTACGATATTGCGTGAAGACTGGAAAGCCGAGCAAGTTCCAGAACACTTGAAGATTACGTACCGTGTGGTTGATCACAAGAACCGTAAGCTAAAAGAAAATAAAGATTTATACAGTTTAAAAGATGGCTTGAAAGAGCAAGTTCAAGAAACATTGTCGCAAGTTGCTGATGATGACATTGAACAAGAAGGCTTAAAAACATGGAGCTTTGGCGCATTACCTGAATGCTATCAGCAAAAACGGGGTGGCTTTGAGGTTAAAGCATTCCCTGCATTGGTAGATAACAAAGACTCTGTGGGTATCAAGTTATTTGAAACGGAAGAAGAGCAGCGAATGGCAATGACTCAAGGTCAGCGTCGTTTAGTTCTGTTGAACGTGCCTTCACCCATTAAATACTTGCACTCGAACTTGCCAAATAAATCGAAACTGGGTTTATATTTCAACCCATACGGTCGTGTGATGGATCTTATCGACGACTGTATTGCCTGCGGTGTTGATAAGCTTATTCAGCAGAAGGGCGGTTTGATTTGGGAACCAGAGCAATTTGCACAAACCAAAGAATACGTTCGCGCAGAACTTGGCGATACGGTTGTTGATGTCGCGCAGCAAGTAGAAGCTATTTTGACGACAGCGTTTAGCATTAACAAGCGCTTAAAAGGTCGTGTTGATTTATCAATGGCATTTGCACTGTCTGATATTAAGGCACAGATTGAAGGCTTGATCTTTAAAGGCTTTGCAACAGAATGTGGATGGCAGAGATTGCCTGATATTCTGCGGTACATGAAGGCGATTGAACGTCGAATGGAAAAACTGCCCATCGACCCTAATAAAGATCGTGTTCAAATCTTGAAGATTGATTCAGTAATGAGTGATTACAAAGAGTTACTGAATAAAATTCCGAAAGGGCAATCCGTACCAGAAAAAGTGAAAGAGATCCGCTGGATGGTCGAAGAACTTCGAGTCAGCTTCTTTGCTCAGCAATTGGGTACGCCTTATCCTGTTTCAGATAAGCGTGTACGCAATGCGATTAACGACTGTTAA